A part of Cotesia glomerata isolate CgM1 linkage group LG4, MPM_Cglom_v2.3, whole genome shotgun sequence genomic DNA contains:
- the LOC123262661 gene encoding putative peptidyl-tRNA hydrolase PTRHD1 isoform X2 — translation MENSGRFNFKFCCNPRQLENHRAKKSLRQASVKQQNAHNLSNKDYLCTSCRKALDSQITASNSVVKVNDCVEEELKEVRTKTSEVPLIVQYVVIRGDLLKTMGWPVGAVIAQACHASTAVTHMFYNDPHTQKYLADLDNMHKIVLEATDESKLTDLHSKLSEAEIDHKLWIEQPENIPTCLVCKPYPKSEISKFFKKFKLFK, via the exons ATGGAAAATTCTGgtagatttaattttaagttttgcTGTAATCCTCGACAATTGGAAAATCATAGAGCAAAAAAAAGTCTCCGACAAGCTTCTGTTAAACAACAAAATGcacataatttaagtaataaagACTATCTTTGCACCTCGTGCAGAAAAGCACTGGATTCACAAATTACTGCATCCAATTCTGTTGTTAAGGTTAATGACTGTGTTGAAGAGGAATTGAAAGAAGTTCGTACTAAAA CATCAGAAGTACCATTAATTGTTCAATATGTCGTAATTAGAGGAGACTTATTAAAAACAATGGGCTGGCCTGTTGGGGCTGTAATTGCACAAGCATGTCATGCTAGCACGGCAGTAACTCACATGTTTTACAATGATCCACACACACAAAAGTACCTTGCTGATTTGGATAATATGCATAAAATAGTTCTTGAA gcTACAGATGAATCTAAATTAACCGATTTGCATTCAAAATTGTCGGAGGCAGAAATCGATCATAAATTATGGATTGAACAACCAGAAAACATTCCAACTTGTCTGGTCTGTAAGCCGTATCCcaaaagtgaaatttctaaattttttaaaaagttcaaactattcaaataa
- the LOC123262661 gene encoding putative peptidyl-tRNA hydrolase PTRHD1 isoform X5, producing the protein MYFCLKFFKLLTLIKSSEVPLIVQYVVIRGDLLKTMGWPVGAVIAQACHASTAVTHMFYNDPHTQKYLADLDNMHKIVLEATDESKLTDLHSKLSEAEIDHKLWIEQPENIPTCLVCKPYPKSEISKFFKKFKLFK; encoded by the exons atgtatttttgtttaaagttttttaaattattaactttaattaaat CATCAGAAGTACCATTAATTGTTCAATATGTCGTAATTAGAGGAGACTTATTAAAAACAATGGGCTGGCCTGTTGGGGCTGTAATTGCACAAGCATGTCATGCTAGCACGGCAGTAACTCACATGTTTTACAATGATCCACACACACAAAAGTACCTTGCTGATTTGGATAATATGCATAAAATAGTTCTTGAA gcTACAGATGAATCTAAATTAACCGATTTGCATTCAAAATTGTCGGAGGCAGAAATCGATCATAAATTATGGATTGAACAACCAGAAAACATTCCAACTTGTCTGGTCTGTAAGCCGTATCCcaaaagtgaaatttctaaattttttaaaaagttcaaactattcaaataa
- the LOC123262661 gene encoding putative peptidyl-tRNA hydrolase PTRHD1 isoform X6 codes for MAAAAASEVPLIVQYVVIRGDLLKTMGWPVGAVIAQACHASTAVTHMFYNDPHTQKYLADLDNMHKIVLEATDESKLTDLHSKLSEAEIDHKLWIEQPENIPTCLVCKPYPKSEISKFFKKFKLFK; via the exons CATCAGAAGTACCATTAATTGTTCAATATGTCGTAATTAGAGGAGACTTATTAAAAACAATGGGCTGGCCTGTTGGGGCTGTAATTGCACAAGCATGTCATGCTAGCACGGCAGTAACTCACATGTTTTACAATGATCCACACACACAAAAGTACCTTGCTGATTTGGATAATATGCATAAAATAGTTCTTGAA gcTACAGATGAATCTAAATTAACCGATTTGCATTCAAAATTGTCGGAGGCAGAAATCGATCATAAATTATGGATTGAACAACCAGAAAACATTCCAACTTGTCTGGTCTGTAAGCCGTATCCcaaaagtgaaatttctaaattttttaaaaagttcaaactattcaaataa